From Scomber scombrus chromosome 21, fScoSco1.1, whole genome shotgun sequence, one genomic window encodes:
- the tdrd1 gene encoding tudor domain-containing protein 1 has translation MKSSFSPNLVRPNLPLRKPSSSPMALCTASLTMSAATPVRPAASAIGDGPINLPPMRDKSAMLGSMPPALTVYFCNYCGQQGNFRCKRCKKTPYCSVVCQTEDWKAHRHLCKPLDSEPVKEKANETTTSPVIADLLKQGDASNLQRVYLKDLQKTKSIKGADFEATVLEFYSPGRFFLIAQSPELINALQCISTELQKTYICPSVTTHVPSGGEVCAVQFSTDLNWYRGLVQTLAADQKTAKVLYIDFGNEENVPVDRIRPLATNIQPFCPCAMECRIAGVVPVTGTWSGECCIALRQQLAGKTFTAKVVETQENGRIHAVDILLSMGKQLSTMLLEHGYAAEETVSVAPTEQEISDMMNASFDNFRRCSDGKDANTWAQPPEPLTQAVGDSFTVVVTHFQSPNDIVVQKVENAGVIQELQLKLREHCCQVAEPQNFRPAPGTVCCAQFSEDKQWYRAKVLAYSSEERVCVGYLDFGNSEEVDLGQLQPISTSLLALPMQAMPCGLAGVQPVGESWSEECLLALQRRVSNRILRIEIHGAQEGKALVAMIDEASDPQGNVTELLISAGYAVPAPINSSGDQQPDQTTAPPATAEPHVSPPVSERLVWSFAELPSEGQTVALLASVVENPGGFFCRIDNPTDHQRLIELGAELKLHCESDASPFVPKVGEPCCAMFPGDGAWYRVMVKEQSEHNVVVYFVDYGYSMKMDEGHLRSIKPQLLTLPFQAIRCWLTGVEPLGSEWSSEALLWFQTRMDGEQLSACVRSVTEQGYGVELESRGQNVAAALIAEQLAKVPGEIPKETHTSTASGGKQQEGVKENDHSQIQVQVSNQTGNSKEIPTNDLPVAAPSAPSFPMDWKTTELPLKESFQPYIAAVTSPSLFYLIGPSQVDQQKLQEVMMELAAYCSNNQASLSSNVQSKLAPGAACCAQFSADNNWYRAVVLEASENEMSVIYADYANTEKVPRSRILPIPTHLLKLPFQITRCTLTGKERFPAEWPEEVQQIFKSLLMNGVLATVQSFDGSANILSLTLPAEKGGGNLTSMILDELQAKTKSTPFRSNTVKTDKTESCTSSTSTTAAPDCPQPRSVPETQKVLESSTAATGPDITSEPTSWMPQQKKETSAESVNADPIQKIIEQMEPPCKMKTKTNNPQNSGCCCLSLKTKIDHLEQLMQLQISLVKQLVGQTK, from the exons ATGAAAAGCTCGTTTTCCCCAAACTTGGTACGGCCTAACCTACCCTTGAGGAAACCATCTTCGAGCCCCATGGCTCTATGCACCGCGTCGCTCACCATGTCCGCTGCAACACCTGTGCGGCCCGCGGCAAGCGCCATAGGAGATG gtCCAATTAATTTACCACCCATGAGGGATAAATCTGCA ATGTTAGGATCCATGCCACCAGCACTGACTGTGTACTTCTGCAACTACTGTGGTCAGCAAG GGAATTTTCGATGCAAGCGCTGCAAGAAGACGCCTTACTGCTCTGTGGTGTGCCAGACAGAAGACTGGAAGGCACACAGACACTTGTGCAAACCCCTTGATTCAGAACCTGTAAA AGAGAAAGCAAATGAAACAACTACTTCCCCAGTGATAGCAGA TTTATTAAAGCAGGGAGATGCATCCAACCTCCAGAGAGTCTATTTGAAGGACTTGCAGAAAACTAAATCCATTAAGGGAGCAGACTTTGAG GCAACCGTTTTGGAGTTCTACAGCCCTGGTAGGTTTTTTCTCATTGCCCAAAGCCCAGAGCTTATTAATGCTCTCCAATGCATCAGCACAGAGCTCCAGAAAACCTACATCTGCCCCTCAGTGACGACACATGTACCTAGTGGTGGGGAGGTCTGCGCGGTACAGTTCTCCACTGATTTG AACTGGTACCGAGGCCTGGTCCAGACTTTGGCTGCTGACCAGAAGACAGCTAAAGTCCTTTACATTGACTTTGGCAATGAGGAAAATGTCCCTGTGGACAGGATCAGACCCCTGGCCACCAATATTCAGCCATTTTGTCcatgt GCAATGGAGTGCCGTATTGCTGGAGTGGTGCCAGTGACTGGCACCTGGTCTGGTGAGTGCTGTATTGCATTGAGGCAACAGTTGGCCGGCAAGACTTTCACTGCAAAGGTGGTGGAAACACAAGAGAATGGTCGCATCCATGCTGTGGACATCCTGCTTTCTATGG gaAAGCAGCTAAGTACGATGCTTCTTGAACACGGTTATGCAGCAGAAGAAACCGTCAGTGTTGCACCAACTGAGCAGGAAATAA GTGACATGATGAACGCATCCTTCGATAACTTCAGGCGGTGCTCCGATGGGAAGGATGCCAACACCTGGGCTCAGCCGCCAGAGCCACTGACACAGGCAGTGGGTGACTCCTTCACTGTTGTGGTCACCCACTTCCAGTCACCAAATGATATTGTTGTACAGAAGGTGGAAAACGCTG GAGTGATTCAAGAGTTGCAATTGAAGCTGAGGGAGCACTGCTGTCAGGTGGCAGAACCCCAGAACTTCAGACCAGCACCTGGCACTGTTTGCTGTGCCCAGTTCTCAG AGGATAAGCAGTGGTACAGGGCCAAAGTGCTGGCATATTCTTCAGAGGAGCGGGTTTGTGTTGGTTACCTGGATTTCGGTAACTCTGAAGAAGTGGATTTAGGCCAATTGCAACCCATCAGCACCTCACTTCTGGCCCTTCCCATGCAAGCTATGCCTTGTGGTCTAGCAG GGGTGCAGCCTGTTGGGGAGAGCTGGTCAGAGGAATGCTTGTTGGCCCTGCAACGAAGGGTATCAAACAGAATACTACGCATTGAGATCCATGGAGCGCAAGAGGGCAAGGCTTTGGTGGCTATGATTGATGAGGCCAGTGATCCTCAGGGCAATGTCACCGAGCTGCTAATTTCTGCTGGGTATGCGGTTCCTGCTCCTATTAACAGCAGTGGTGACCAGCAGCCCGACCAGACAACAGCTCCTCCTGCTACTGCAGAACCACACG TGTCTCCTCCAGTCAGTGAACGCCTGGTGTGGTCTTTTGCTGAGCTTCCCAGTGAAGGCCAGACAGTGGCGCTGCTAGCCAGTGTCGTGGAGAACCCTGGAGGGTTTTTCTGCCGCATTGACAACCCTACAG ATCATCAGCGGCTGATAGAGCTGGGGGCTGAACTGAAGCTGCATTGTGAGTCAGATGCTTCACCTTTCGTGCCCAAAGTGGGAGAGCCCTGTTGTGCCATGTTTCCTG GTGATGGAGCCTGGTATCGTGTGATGGTAAAGGAGCAGTCTGAACACAATGTGGTGGTGTACTTTGTGGACTATGGTTATAGCATGAAGATGGACGAGGGCCACCTCAGATCCATTAAACCCCAACTCCTGACACTCCCCTTCCAGGCCATTCGCTGCTGGCTcacag GTGTGGAGCCCCTGGGTTCAGAGTGGAGCAGTGAAGCTCTACTCTGGTTCCAGACTCGGATGGATGGTGAGCAGCTCTCCGCATGTGTCCGCTCTGTCACTGAACAAGGTTACGGTGTAGAGCTGGAGAGCAGAGGACAGAATGTGGCAGCTGCCCTAATTGCTGAGCAACTAGCCAAAGTCCCTGGAGAGATCCCCAAAGAGACACATACAAGCACGGCCTCTGGAGGCAAACAGCAAGAGGGTGTAAAGGAAAACGATCACAGCCAAATACAAGTGCAAGTCTCCAACCAGACAGGCAATTCTAAGGAGATACCAACTAATGACCTGCCTGTGGCAGCACCATCAG CTCCATCTTTTCCAATGGACTGGAAAACTACAGAGCTGCCTCTCAAAGAGAGCTTTCAACCTTACATTGCagctgtcactagtccttcccTATTCTACCTGATTGGTCCCAGCCAGG TGGATCAGCAGAAGCTTCAGGAGGTGATGATGGAGCTGGCCGCCTACTGTAGCAACAACCAGGCCTCTTTATCCTCCAATGTCCAGAGCAAACTTGCCCCAGGGGCTGCTTGTTGTGCCCAGTTCTCTG CTGATAATAACTGGTACCGTGCGGTGGTCCTGGAAGCCAGTGAGAATGAGATGAGTGTCATCTACGCAGACTACGCCAACACAGAGAAGGTTCCAAGATCCCGAATCTTGCCCATCCCCACACACCTGCTGAAGCTCCCCTTTCAGATCACCCGGTGCACCCTCACTG GTAAGGAACGCTTTCCAGCTGAGTGGCCAGAGGAGGTGCAGCAGATATTTAAAAGCCTGCTGATGAATGGTGTCCTCGCCACTGTCCAGTCCTTCGATGGCTCTGCTAACATCCTTTCACTCACTTTGCCTGCTGAGAAAGGTGGGGGAAACCTCACCTCCATGATTTTGGATGAACTACAGGCCAAGACTAAGAGTACTCCTTTCCGATCCAACACGGTGAAGACTGACAAAACTGAGAGCTGCACATCTTCTACCAGCACTACAGCTGCCCCTGACTGCCCCCAGCCCAGGTCGGTACCTGAGACCCAAAAGGTGCTGGAAAGTTCAACAGCTGCCACTGGCCCAGATATAACTTCAGAGCCGACATCCTGGATGCCACAGCAGAAGAAGGAAACTTCAGCAGAGTCCGTCAACG cagaTCCAATACAGAAGATTATTGAGCAAATGGAACCAccatgcaaaatgaaaacaaagactaATA ATCCTCAGAACtctggctgctgctgtctgagCCTGAAGACGAAG ATTGACCACCTGGAACAGTTGATGCAGCTGCAGATTTCTCTTGTCAAGCAGTTAGTGGGACAGACAAAATGA